The segment ATCAGCTGGTCGTCGAGCAGATCAACGCGGCCAGACCCGACATCGTCTGGATCGGGCTGAGCACGCCCAAACAGGAACGCTGGATGGCGGCACACTTCGGTCGAATCGAGGCGCCAGTCATGATCGGCGTTGGCGCGGCGTTCGATTTCCTCTCAGGCCGGAAGCCACAGGCCCCCCGCTGGATGCAGCGCGCAGGCCTCGAGTGGCTCTTCCGTCTGGCTTCCGAGCCGCGGCGCCTTTGGCCTCGCTATCGACAGTACCCGCGCTTTGTTATCCTGGCGCTGGCCCAGGCCATCGGTTTCAAGAAGTATGATTCTGACCAGTGAAGGAGCAGGGGTGGCCGGCCAGCCCGGCCGGCCTGTGCGGCGAACAGCTCCTCGACCAGTCCTTCACGCCGCGTGCTGTCAGTCTGACGCAGATCGCCGTCGATCGTCGGTCCGTGTGGCGGCCTGAGTCTCCCATCGATACCAGCGAGTGGAGTTCTATGCCTGAGCGGAGTGGAAAGGCCCACCCCGGGTGGAAAGGACCTCATGAGCGCCGATAACCCTCTCCTCACGGTCGTAATCGTGGTTGGCGACGAAGGTACCCGTCGCGGGCTGGAGCGCACCATGCAGGGCTTGCGGCACCAAGGAATCGTCGACCGCATGGAGATCCTGGTGGTCGACTGCAGCGCGCCCGGGACGGCCCCACTTCGTGGCAGCGATCACCCGAGTGTCCGCACGATCAAACTGCCGCGCGACGGAACGACCATGGCCCAAGCGCGGGCGGCAGGTGTTCGCTCGGCGCGGGCGCCGATTGTCGGCTTCTTGGATGAGCACTCGCTTGCCATGGCAGGGTGGGCCGAGGCGCTCGTCGAAGCACACCAGGGGCCGTGGGCCGGAGTCGGAGGTGAGGTCTATAATCTGACTTCGGCGGTCGGTTTTTCCGACCCGATCTACTTGATGGGTCATGGACCTTGGGTTCCACCGGCGCCGCGAGGCGAGGCTGAGCTCCTGCCGTCGCACGATACCTGCTACAAACGGGAGATCCTGCTTTCCTACGGCGATCAGTTGGCCGATCTGCTCATGGCCGAACCGGTCTTGATGTGGAAACTCCG is part of the Anaerolineales bacterium genome and harbors:
- a CDS encoding glycosyltransferase — translated: MSADNPLLTVVIVVGDEGTRRGLERTMQGLRHQGIVDRMEILVVDCSAPGTAPLRGSDHPSVRTIKLPRDGTTMAQARAAGVRSARAPIVGFLDEHSLAMAGWAEALVEAHQGPWAGVGGEVYNLTSAVGFSDPIYLMGHGPWVPPAPRGEAELLPSHDTCYKREILLSYGDQLADLLMAEPVLMWKLRVDGHHLFLEPNVKSMHGYTVSPLTWVAFFSWGRCFGDARARVLGWSRRRRLLHAALTPLVPWARAARMFFYFSDRHPSRLVTFLVGLPIILLAQYGAAFGEALGLLFGKGNAEVLFTQSHLRGLRFRAERL
- a CDS encoding WecB/TagA/CpsF family glycosyltransferase yields the protein QLVVEQINAARPDIVWIGLSTPKQERWMAAHFGRIEAPVMIGVGAAFDFLSGRKPQAPRWMQRAGLEWLFRLASEPRRLWPRYRQYPRFVILALAQAIGFKKYDSDQ